The Magnolia sinica isolate HGM2019 chromosome 9, MsV1, whole genome shotgun sequence genome contains a region encoding:
- the LOC131256033 gene encoding putative disease resistance protein At1g50180, whose product MESIVQFAVQKLNDFVRKEADLLLGVDEQIISLRTKLEWMRAFLKNAHRMRIENELFKLWMSQIREVAYDAEDVIDSYIFNIEQKRREDTSAGFMRCLTSFAGCIKDIPAIHDVGKKILNLEKRLGDIKENISQYDVGNILVGGEASSSSNQSQLRREKMAPIVEEADVVGFEEETKTLVRQLTEGDARRAVISITGMGGLGKSTLAKKVYNDIHVKTSFDFQAWVYVSQQYLVRELLLSIIKCFRDVKRDEKEMTPEEDLRQELSQHLQGKRYLVVIDDIWSRQAWDSLVSAFRDTENGSRVLLTTRNEDVARHADAQSTPHKLRLLDGNESWSLFCKRALPGNLAPTCPPNLEELGRKMVAKCGGLPLGIAVLGGVLSRKEKSVNTWEKVLKSVEWWLNESKEDGISGILALSYHDMTYELKPCFLYFGAFPEDSEIDVDDLIKL is encoded by the coding sequence ATGGAGAGTATTGTTCAGTTCGCCGTACAAAAATTGAACGATTTTGTAAGAAAGGAAGCAGATTTGCTACTCGGAGTAGATGAGCAGATCATATCCCTTCGAACCAAACTTGAATGGATGCGTGCCTTCCTCAAAAACGCACATCGGATGCGCATAGAGAATGAGTTATTTAAGCTATGGATGTCTCAAATAAGAGAAGTAGCCTATGATGCTGAGGATGTCATCGACTCTTACATCTTTAACATTGAACAGAAACGACGAGAAGATACAAGTGCTGGATTTATGAGATGCCTGACTAGTTTTGCTGGTTGCATCAAAGACATACCAGCCATCCACGACGTTGGAAAGAAGATCCTCAACCTAGAAAAAAGGCTCGGCGATATCAAGGAGAACATATCACAGTACGACGTCGGCAATATATTAGTTGGTGGagaagcttcatcttcttcaaatcaAAGCCAGCTGCGGAGGGAGAAGATGGCTCCCATCGTCGAGGAAGCCGATGTGGTCGGTTTTGAGGAGGAGACAAAGACACTGGTGCGGCAGCTGACTGAAGGAGATGCGCGGCGTGCTGTTATTTCGATCACGGGTATGGGAGGATTAGGTAAGTCTACTCTCGCAAAGAAAGTTTACAATGACATCCATGTAAAGACGAGTTTCGATTTTCAAGCTTGGGTGTATGTCTCTCAACAATATCTAGTCCGAGAGCTTTTACTGAGCATTATAAAATGCTTTAGAGACGTCAAACGAGATGAAAAAGAGATGACGCCTGAGGAAGACCTGCGGCAGGAACTCTCTCAGCACTTACAAGGGAAGAGATATCTGGTGGTAATCGATGATATATGGAGTAGACAAGCTTGGGACAGTTTGGTTTCTGCATTTCGAGATACAGAAAATGGCAGCAGAGTGCTTCTTACGACTCGCAATGAAGATGTAGCAAGGCATGCAGACGCACAGAGTACACCCCATAAACTCCGTTTGCTGGATGGAAACGAGAGCTGGTCACTGTTCTGTAAGAGAGCACTTCCCGGAAATCTTGCTCCTACGTGCCCTCCAAATCTGGAAGAGTTGGGAAGAAAGATGGTCGCCAAATGTGGAGGTTTACCTCTAGGAATTGCAGTATTAGGAGGCGTCCTATCAAGAAAAGAGAAGTCAGTGAATACGTGGGAGAAGGTGCTTAAAAGTGTGGAATGGTGGCTAAATGAAAGCAAAGAAGATGGGATCTCAGGCATATTGGCCCTGAGTTACCATGACATGACCTATGAATTGAAGCCCTGTTTtctttattttggagcttttcctGAAGACTCTGAAATTGACGTGGACGACTTGATTAAGTTGTAG